Proteins encoded together in one Microbacterium sp. zg-Y625 window:
- a CDS encoding DUF4012 domain-containing protein: protein MVWASVVMLCLLVVGLGWAAVRVAGAGLALSDAAETARQLPRAVAAGDLDATQGLIDEVSATVDRAAQAVSDPVWGVAETMPWLGDDVSAVGVITEHGHALTTAIAELRAVAAELVRPPGNGAVVDVVALADAHDALAIAADAATAARAEIDAVESAGLIPPIASGVRSLRDVLDQAEPSLQTAAAVTGVLPGVLGADGPRTLLVMLQNNAELRTGGGITGSFALLTADRGALTLHEQADSSQFRRQSEPIMAVPEGTTSLYGDDVARFVQNASMTADFAVTGALASAWWSGRTGTAPDAVLSLDPLVVRALLEATGPIPLADGSELTAENLVDRLLVQPYVHLKADEQTVFLQGVTDALFAALTARSIDPLVWARALAEPVSAGRLSLWSPDAGAQAALSGTVLGGAAARHSAAGPDAFAVYFNDTTGGKMDVFLQTAIEVQASCRADGRAEVTVALVLDSEAPVDAGQRFPPSVTGGGLWGLPPGQIGTIVSVSAPDGWSAAGVQRDGAPQPSVEADEAGFATSAAELRLDPGQTGTLVFRFVGPVQSEVQPRVLHTPTVHAPTIAIAPATCG from the coding sequence CTTGCTCTGTCGGACGCTGCGGAGACGGCGCGCCAGCTTCCCCGCGCGGTCGCCGCAGGCGACCTCGACGCGACGCAGGGGCTGATCGACGAGGTGTCGGCCACTGTCGACCGAGCCGCGCAGGCTGTGAGCGACCCGGTCTGGGGCGTCGCCGAGACGATGCCCTGGCTCGGTGACGACGTCAGCGCCGTCGGGGTGATCACGGAGCACGGGCACGCCCTCACCACCGCAATCGCCGAGCTGCGCGCTGTCGCCGCAGAGCTCGTGCGCCCGCCGGGCAACGGCGCTGTGGTCGACGTCGTCGCCCTCGCGGATGCGCACGACGCGCTGGCGATCGCTGCAGATGCCGCCACGGCTGCCCGCGCTGAGATCGACGCCGTGGAATCGGCGGGCCTGATCCCGCCGATCGCGTCGGGCGTACGGTCGCTGCGGGACGTCCTCGACCAGGCGGAGCCCAGCCTTCAGACGGCGGCGGCCGTCACGGGCGTTCTCCCTGGGGTCCTCGGCGCCGACGGGCCGCGGACGCTGCTGGTCATGCTTCAGAACAACGCCGAGCTGCGCACGGGCGGCGGGATCACGGGGTCCTTCGCGCTGCTGACCGCCGACCGCGGTGCCCTCACGCTGCACGAGCAGGCGGACTCGAGCCAGTTCCGTCGGCAGAGCGAACCGATCATGGCGGTGCCGGAAGGGACGACTTCCCTCTACGGCGACGACGTCGCGCGCTTCGTGCAGAACGCGTCGATGACCGCCGACTTCGCCGTCACCGGGGCGCTCGCGTCGGCGTGGTGGAGCGGACGCACCGGCACGGCACCGGATGCCGTGCTGTCGCTGGACCCGCTCGTCGTGCGCGCCCTGCTCGAGGCGACCGGACCGATCCCCCTCGCCGACGGCAGCGAACTGACCGCGGAGAACCTCGTCGATCGGCTGCTGGTTCAGCCGTACGTCCACCTGAAGGCCGACGAGCAGACGGTTTTCCTGCAGGGCGTCACCGATGCGCTCTTCGCCGCCTTGACCGCACGCAGCATCGACCCACTCGTCTGGGCGCGCGCGCTGGCGGAGCCCGTTTCGGCGGGGCGACTCTCGCTGTGGAGCCCCGACGCCGGGGCCCAGGCCGCGCTCAGCGGCACGGTCCTCGGGGGCGCCGCGGCACGCCACAGCGCTGCCGGGCCCGACGCGTTCGCGGTGTACTTCAACGACACCACCGGCGGCAAGATGGACGTCTTCCTGCAGACGGCGATCGAGGTGCAGGCGTCATGCCGAGCCGACGGCCGTGCGGAGGTGACGGTCGCCCTCGTGCTCGACAGCGAAGCGCCCGTGGATGCCGGACAGCGCTTCCCCCCGAGCGTCACGGGCGGCGGGCTCTGGGGGCTGCCCCCGGGTCAGATCGGAACGATCGTCTCCGTCTCGGCGCCCGACGGCTGGTCAGCCGCGGGGGTCCAGCGCGACGGCGCGCCGCAACCCTCGGTCGAAGCGGATGAGGCCGGCTTCGCGACATCGGCCGCAGAGCTGCGACTGGATCCGGGACAGACCGGCACGCTCGTCTTCCGTTTCGTCGGGCCCGTCCAGAGCGAGGTGCAGCCCCGCGTGCTCCACACGCCGACGGTCCACGCGCCGACGATCGCGATCGCACCGGCGACCTGCGGGTGA
- a CDS encoding bifunctional 3'-5' exonuclease/DNA polymerase, whose translation MPGAESSPTWIAVGRDAHGITAALLNDEGGETARIAVIDLASWVADAEAAHAPRWVWSDTPTWYDGLLAAGVRVARCHDLRLSHAILRDSLYVTDPAPLRAAGEWDAAAPDAGDPAPTLFELETASAPSLPQTLDATLAEFARQREALAGAAEPGRLRLLLAAESAGALVAAELRAAGLPWDEAAHDGILTDLLGPRPAAGGQPRELERAAARVREALGDPTAALDSQPKLLRALHRVGVLASSTSKWELAQYDHPAIAPLLEYKRLARLLSANGWAWLDEWVHDGRFRPVYVPGGVVTGRWASSGGGALQLPRQLRDAVRADPGWVLVVADVAQLEPRVLAAMAGDTALADAARGRDLYAGIVDRGAVATRSEAKFAMLGAMYGATTGDSGRLVPALRRTFPRAMALVDDAARTGEEGGIVATRLGRTSPPPSAVWRAAQGQAGDPEATGVDETRARRWARDRGRFTRNFVVQGTAAEWALAWLADLRGRLAALPAVPPHDAAPRSGPAFGRRAHLAFFLHDEVIVHAPAAQADAAAHAVTEAAASAGRLLFGTFPIDFPLDVRIAQSAQKA comes from the coding sequence GTGCCCGGCGCTGAGTCGTCGCCGACGTGGATCGCCGTCGGCCGTGATGCCCACGGCATCACCGCCGCACTGCTGAACGACGAAGGCGGCGAGACCGCCCGCATCGCCGTCATCGACCTGGCGTCGTGGGTGGCCGACGCCGAGGCGGCGCACGCACCGCGCTGGGTGTGGAGCGACACCCCGACGTGGTACGACGGCCTGCTCGCCGCAGGTGTGCGGGTTGCGCGCTGCCACGATCTGCGCCTGTCTCACGCGATCCTGCGCGACAGCCTCTATGTGACGGATCCGGCCCCGCTGCGGGCAGCGGGGGAGTGGGATGCCGCGGCCCCCGACGCGGGCGACCCCGCACCGACGCTGTTCGAGCTCGAGACGGCATCCGCGCCCAGCCTGCCGCAGACCCTCGACGCCACCCTCGCCGAGTTCGCCCGCCAACGGGAGGCGCTCGCGGGCGCGGCCGAACCGGGCCGCCTGCGCCTGCTGCTGGCGGCGGAGTCCGCCGGCGCGCTGGTCGCCGCGGAGCTGCGCGCGGCGGGGCTGCCATGGGACGAGGCGGCCCACGACGGCATCCTCACCGACCTGCTGGGGCCACGCCCGGCGGCGGGCGGCCAGCCGCGTGAGCTCGAACGCGCCGCAGCCCGGGTGCGGGAGGCGCTCGGAGACCCGACGGCGGCCCTGGACTCGCAGCCGAAGCTGCTGCGGGCGCTGCACCGGGTCGGGGTGCTCGCCTCATCGACGAGCAAGTGGGAGCTGGCCCAGTACGACCACCCGGCCATCGCGCCGCTGCTGGAGTACAAGCGCCTGGCACGACTGCTGAGCGCCAACGGGTGGGCGTGGCTGGACGAGTGGGTGCACGACGGCCGGTTCCGCCCCGTCTACGTTCCCGGCGGAGTCGTCACCGGCCGGTGGGCCTCGTCGGGCGGCGGCGCGCTGCAGCTGCCACGCCAGCTGCGTGACGCCGTTCGGGCCGATCCCGGCTGGGTGCTCGTGGTCGCCGACGTCGCCCAGCTCGAGCCGCGCGTGCTGGCGGCCATGGCCGGCGACACCGCGCTGGCGGACGCTGCCCGCGGGCGGGATCTGTACGCCGGCATCGTCGACCGTGGCGCCGTGGCCACGCGGTCCGAGGCCAAGTTCGCCATGCTCGGCGCCATGTACGGGGCGACCACCGGCGACAGCGGCCGGCTCGTCCCGGCGCTGCGCCGCACGTTCCCGCGCGCAATGGCCCTCGTCGACGACGCCGCCCGCACCGGGGAGGAGGGCGGCATCGTCGCCACCCGGCTGGGTCGCACCTCGCCGCCGCCGTCCGCGGTGTGGCGCGCGGCGCAGGGGCAGGCCGGCGACCCCGAAGCCACCGGCGTGGACGAGACCCGCGCCCGCCGCTGGGCACGGGACCGCGGCCGTTTCACCCGCAACTTCGTCGTGCAGGGCACCGCGGCCGAGTGGGCGCTGGCGTGGCTGGCCGACCTGCGCGGCAGACTCGCGGCTCTGCCGGCGGTGCCGCCGCACGATGCGGCGCCGCGGTCGGGCCCTGCCTTCGGCCGCCGGGCGCACCTGGCCTTCTTCCTGCACGACGAGGTGATCGTGCACGCTCCCGCCGCGCAGGCGGATGCCGCCGCTCACGCGGTCACCGAGGCGGCGGCATCCGCCGGGCGTCTGCTGTTCGGCACCTTCCCGATCGACTTCCCGCTCGACGTGCGCATCGCACAGTCCGCGCAGAAGGCCTGA
- a CDS encoding zinc ribbon domain-containing protein has protein sequence MNASPADQRRLLDLAELDARIAQAERLRRNPPQAARVKELLAQRQAHSQELSRLLGARDDARTELARIESDVAVVQARSDRDAGRLASSANAKEAQGLESEIASLARRKIALEDAELEVMERLEQCEAAVAQQEALMAEINAEGGRLSDEAKAVVADATARHDQATRDRAAIVAALPADLVALYERTATRSTGAALLRRGTCEGCRMVLSGTDLQTLRETPENAVVTCPECGCILVRTEESGL, from the coding sequence GTGAACGCCAGCCCCGCCGACCAGCGCCGACTCCTCGACCTCGCCGAACTCGATGCCCGCATCGCGCAGGCGGAGCGTCTGCGCCGCAACCCGCCGCAGGCGGCCCGGGTGAAGGAGCTGCTCGCGCAGCGCCAGGCGCACTCGCAGGAGCTGTCGCGACTGCTGGGCGCCCGCGACGACGCCCGCACCGAACTGGCGCGCATCGAGTCCGACGTCGCCGTCGTGCAGGCGCGCAGCGACCGGGATGCCGGACGGCTGGCATCCAGCGCCAACGCCAAGGAGGCGCAGGGACTTGAAAGCGAGATCGCGTCGCTCGCCAGGCGCAAGATCGCCCTCGAAGACGCGGAGCTCGAGGTGATGGAGCGCCTCGAGCAGTGCGAGGCGGCTGTCGCCCAGCAGGAAGCGTTGATGGCGGAGATCAACGCGGAGGGCGGACGCCTCTCTGACGAGGCGAAGGCAGTCGTCGCGGACGCGACGGCGCGTCACGACCAGGCGACACGGGACCGCGCGGCCATCGTCGCGGCGCTGCCGGCAGATCTGGTCGCCCTGTACGAGCGCACCGCGACGCGCTCGACCGGTGCCGCCCTGCTGCGCCGCGGCACCTGCGAGGGATGCCGCATGGTGCTCTCTGGCACCGACCTGCAGACCCTCCGCGAGACCCCGGAGAACGCCGTCGTCACCTGCCCGGAGTGCGGCTGCATTCTCGTGCGCACGGAGGAGTCCGGCCTGTGA